A DNA window from Hevea brasiliensis isolate MT/VB/25A 57/8 chromosome 2, ASM3005281v1, whole genome shotgun sequence contains the following coding sequences:
- the LOC110657575 gene encoding wall-associated receptor kinase-like 14 — protein MIFVFSSIFILSITAAHASIWCNYTCGSKHLPYPFGFSSGCKIQLNCSRNGEILVNNEFLVQYITQDKIRINVQPQCNRSVQSFQNLFTSNFAPTSTNAILLNNCSSRDVLPCSIPAISVETHFQSVNCSKNSSLNCLFNLTKDGFFYKSSQLSQCRSLLSSISSNYSITSGVTSLDVQVMDLGWWLPGNCHCSDHSTCNGFVSPAGPGYRCQCKDGFIGDGYAAGAGCRKASCNLAKYLSGECGGATRIGVLVGGIVAGVASMVILGLLCCFIRRRSTSKPKGFTKLRLAEATDINIPIYPYKEIEKATNSFSEKQRLGTGAYGTVYAGKLHNDLWVAIKRIKHRDIDSTDQVMNEIKLISSVNHPNLVRLLGCSIENDEQILVYEFMPNGTLCQHLQRERGDGLAWPVRLTIAAETAQAIAHLHSAIHPPIYHRDIKSSNILLDYNFRSKVADFGLSRLGMTEISHISTAPQGTPGYLDPQYHQNFHLSDKSDVYSFGVVLLEIITALKVVDFSRPQNEVNLAALATDRIGNGRLNDIIDPFLDIHTDAWTLSSVHKVAELAFRCLAFHRDMRPSMMEVAAELEQIKLSRWAPSEEINYTASSADTSCSSSSNISEKPLSFTDIKKAQVENSRVLLTEGSSVESMEIAKDNSPVSVQDQWLSEQSSP, from the exons ATGATCTTTGTCTTCTCTTCAATCTTCATTCTTTCAATAACTGCAGCTCATGCTTCCATCTGGTGCAACTATACTTGTGGTTCCAAACATCTTCCTTACCCTTTTGGATTCTCCTCTGGctgcaaaattcaattaaattgcaGCAGAAATGGTGAAATCCTTGTCAATAATGAGTTTCTCGTCCAATATATAACCCAAGATAAAATAAGAATCAACGTTCAACCCCAATGCAACCGTTCAGTCCAATCCTTCCAAAATCTATTTACCAGCAACTTCGCACCCACATCAACTAACGCAATTCTATTGAATAACTGCTCCTCCAGGGACGTCCTCCCATGCAGTATACCTGCCATCAGCGTGGAGACCCATTTCCAGTCTGTTAATTGCTCAAAAAACAGCAGCTTAAATTGCCTTTTCAATCTAACTAAGGATGGTTTCTTTTACAAAAGTAGTCAGCTTAGCCAGTGCCGGTCTCTTTTGTCATCGATATCATCCAACTACTCTATCACTTCCGGTGTTACGTCGTTGGATGTTCAGGTGATGGACCTTGGATGGTGGCTTCCAGGGAATTGCCATTGTTCCGACCATTCCACTTGTAATGGATTTGTAAGTCCTGCTGGACCAGGATATCGGTGTCAGTGCAAAGATGGATTCATCGGTGATGGATATGCAGCCGGTGCCGGCTGCCGGAAAG CCTCTTGCAATCTAGCAAAATATTTATCTGGCGAATGCGGAGGAGCGACAAGAATTGGAGTTTTAGTTGGAG GAATTGTTGCTGGAGTAGCTTCAATGGTCATTCTGGGTCTCCTGTGCTGTTTTATTCGAAGACGGTCCACTTCAAAACCCAAAGGCTTCACAAAGCTCCGCCTGGCTGAAGCGACAGATATCAACATTCCCATCTATCCCTACAAGGAAATTGAGAAAGCCACTAATAGTTTTTCAGAGAAACAAAGGCTTGGAACAGGGGCCTATGGAACAGTTTATGCTGGTAAACTACATAATGATTTGTGGGTTGCCATTAAAAGGATCAAACATAGGGATATTGACAGCACTGACCAAGTCATGAATGAAATCAAGCTCATTTCATCGGTGAATCACCCCAATTTAGTTCGACTCTTAGGTTGCTCTATAGAAAATGATGAACAAATTCTTGTTTATGAATTCATGCCCAACGGAACATTGTGCCAGCATTTACAAAGAGAAAGAGGCGATGGACTTGCCTGGCCTGTTCGCCTCACTATTGCTGCTGAAACTGCTCAAGCTATAGCTCATCTCCATTCTGCTATCCACCCCCCAATATACCACAGAGATATAAAGTCCAGCAATATACTTTTAGACTACAACTTCAGGTCCAAAGTTGCAGATTTTGGTCTTTCTAGACTTGGTATGACTGAAATTTCCCATATCTCAACAGCCCCACAGGGAACTCCAGGGTACTTGGATCCTCAATACCATCAGAACTTCCATCTTTCAGATAAAAGTGATGTTTATAGCTTTGGGGTTGTTCTTCTAGAGATCATTACAGCACTGAAAGTGGTAGACTTTTCCAGGCCCCAGAATGAAGTGAATTTGGCTGCTCTTGCCACAGATAGGATTGGAAATGGAAGATTAAATGATATTATAGATCCATTTCTTGATATCCACACTGATGCTTGGACCCTTTCTTCTGTACACAAAGTGGCAGAACTAGCATTTAGATGCCTAGCATTTCACAGAGACATGAGACCTTCAATGATGGAAGTTGCAGCTGAACTAGAGCAAATAAAGCTAAGTAGATGGGCACCTTCAGAGGAAATAAATTACACAGCTTCATCAGCTGATACCTCCTGCTCTTCTTCATCGAATATCAGCGAGAAGCCTCTCAGCTTCACTGATATTAAGAAAGCTCAAGTGGAAAATAGCAGAGTTTTGTTAACAGAGGGCAGTAGCGTGGAGTCAATGGAAATAGCAAAGGACAATTCACCTGTTTCGGTGCAAGATCAATGGTTAAGTGAACAAAGCTCACCCTGA